Within Armatimonadia bacterium, the genomic segment GTCGGCCCGGAGTTCGTTGACCTTCTCCGTTGCCTGGGACTTCGAGGCAAGGCGCTCTATGTGGCTCAGGAGAACCTTGAGGTCGCGCTCGGCGTCAAGCGTCGGCCCGGCTTCGCGGTACTGCTTGGCGCCGTCGGCAGTTCCGTTGCAGTGGGCCTCGGTGTCCAGACCGTCGGCATCGACCAGGCACGAGTAGAGCATCCGCAGGTCCAACATGGCGGCGGCTGCAGCCCCATCGAGGCCGGAGTAGGTCGACTCCGGCGGCTGCTCAGGGAGGGCCAAGTCATCGGCGGCGAAACGTCCCAGCAACTCCTCGAGGGAGGGTGCGGAGAGACGGAACTCGGGCGGGTGCGGCTGGTGCAGCCTGTCGGGCTTGAGGCTGGCTTCCTCCGCCTGCTGGAGCCCAAGGTGATGGCCCTGCACTGCGACCGCGGCGGCGAGACCGGCCTCACCAAAGTGCTCGCTGAGGGCAGTAGCACCGGCGGACCAGTGGTCGATGTGCTTCTCGCGGCCCTCAAGGCGGGCCTGGAACAGGTCGCCGTACTTGCCCAGATCGTGGAGGAGGCCGGCGAGGTGCGCCAAGTCGCCTCCTCCCCAGGCCGCAGCGAACTGGGCGGCTAAGTCTGCGACTGAAGTTAGGTGGTCAGACAGTGACTGTGTGTGCTCGTAGGCGTTCTCGGAGTGCGCCAGGTAGGTCATGCGTCAACACCTCTCGCGGAGTTGCATGCACGTGTAGCGTGGTGCTGCAGAGGGATGGCGACGGTAGACAGTCGTGCTCTGTGGACAGTTCTGTAGCACATCACCCTGACAGCCCGTGTCAGGTCAGAGGGCGATTCGACGGAAATTGCGGAGGCAATCCTCGCTCCGGCAGGGAGCGGTGGTCATACGCCCCGGTGCTCGTACTTGGGCGGGCACGACTGGGAGCAGGCCCAGGCTGCGACCAAACTGGTTGGCGGCAGTCAGGGCCCCGGCAAGCAACTACACATATAACCGTAGTCAGCAGACTCTACAGGCTGAATCGGTAGAGATAGTTGCCATGCACCAAAGAAGAACGTGAAAGAGCCTATTCCTCATTACTATCATGTCACCTCCCCAAGCAGGGTGCCGGATAGTGACGGTTCTCTGTCGGCACGTAGAACGGGAGTGTCGGGCATCACGAAGGCATCGGGGCAAGAGGGAGGGCAGGCAGTGCGGTGCCTGCGAGACAGATTGACGGTGCCCCGGGGACGTCGTATCGTGGTGGCACGCGAGGGCGAGTGTATCTGACAACCCAGGGAACCGGCGATGTGCCGGGTGCCATCCCGGTCCTGTGCGACCTTTCTGCCGGGAAGGCAGATTGCCCTTCGGTGTGCCGGTACTCTGATGGAGGTGATACGGGGTGAGTGACGCACGGCCCAATATCCTGTTTCTGTTCACCGACGACCAGCGCTTCGACACGATCCATGCCCTTGGCAACGAGCAGATTCATACACCGGCGCTGGACTCGCTGGTCGCTCGCGGCACGACCTTTACCGAAAGCCACATCATGGGCGGAACGTCACCAGCGGTCTGCATGCCCAGCCGGGCCATGCTGCACACCGGGCGGTCGCTGTTCCACCTCGAGGGCCTCGGTGAGCAGATACCGGCGGATCATGCTCTCCTGGGCGAGACCTTGCGCCAGAGCGGTTACCAGACCTACGGGATCGGCAAGTGGCACAACGGGAAGGCGTCGCTGAACCGGTCCTTCGAGGGCGGGGCGCAGATCTACTTCGGCGGCATGTGCGACCATTGGAACGTTCCGGCCTACCACTACGACCCCACGGGACGCTATGCCCAGACTCTACCGATCTGCGTGGACCCGATGACGACCAACCAGGTCCGGTGGCGTCCCTGCGACCATGTGGAAGCCGGCAGGCACTCCAGCGAACTCTTCGGCGACGCGGCCGTCAGGTTCCTCCATAGCTACGATGCGAAGCGCCCCTTCTTCCTGTACCTGTCCTTCATGGCACCCCACGACCCGCGCACGATGCCTCGCGAGTACCTTGAGATGTACGACCCCGAGGACATCGACCTGCCGCCCAACTTCCTCGGCGGCCATCCCTTCGACAACGGAGAGCTGAAGATCCGCGACGAACTGCTTGAGGACTGGCCCCGGACACCGGAGGCGATTCGGCGCCACCTTGCTGAGTACTACGCGATGATCACCCATGCCGACGCGCAGATGGGGCGTGTGCTGGAGGCCCTCCGCGAGTCCGGTCAGGAGGACAATACAATCGTCGTGTTCGCGGGCGACAATGGCCTGGCCCTTGGTCAGCATGGGCTGATGGGCAAGCAGAGCACCTACGAGCACAGCGTTCATGTGCCGCTGATCCTGAGCGGTCCCGGCATCCCACAGGGCGAGCGACGCAACGCCCTCTGCTATCTACTTGACCTCTTCCCCACTCTGTGCGAGCTTGTCGGGATCGACACGCCGCCGACCGTCGACGGCAAGAGCCTTGTGCCCGCGCTGCGCGACCCGGAGTGCGTGATCCGGGACACGCTGCTCTTTGCCTATCGCCATCTGCACCGATCCGTCCGCGACCGTCGCTGGAAGCTCATCGAGTACGTGGTGAACGGCCGGCGCACGACCCAGTTGTTCGACCTGGAGGAGGACCCCTGGGAGCAAAGCAACCTATCGGCAGACCCCGCGTGCTCCGAGCACCTGCAGCGCCTCCGGACAGAGCTTCTCCGCCGGCGGCAGGAAACCGGTGATATCCGCGAGCGCGAACACGCCTTCTGGGACGGCTACGAGACTCAGGCTTAGGGAGCCGGCGGCGCAGGCGAATCACTGCCGCTCAGGCAAGACTTGGGAGGAGACACCATGGCACCTGCAACGACCCGCAAGATCGTTGTCATCATGACCGACACCCAGCGCACAGACATGGTCGGATGCTACGGCCATCCGGACATGAAGACGCCCTGCCTCGACCGCCTGGCCTCGGAGGGTATCCGGTTCGACCGAGCCTACACCTGCCAGCCGGTCTGCGGTCCAGCACGGGCAGGGCTTTTCACCGGCACCTGGCCGCACAGCAACGGAAGCTGGGCCAACAGCCTGCCCCTGGGCGACAACGTCAAGACCCTCGGGCAGCGCTTCCGCGACAACGCGTTCCATACCGCCTACCTGGGCAAGTGGCACCTCGACGGTGGCGACTACTTCGGCGTCGGACGGTGCCCCGACGGCTGGGATGCCGACTACTGGTATGACATGCGCAACTACCTCGAGGAGCTCACACCGGAAGACCGCCTGCGGTCGCGCCAGACCAAGCTCAACGAGGACCCGAGCCTGACGGAGGACTTCTGCTACGGGCACCGTGTCTCGAACCGGGCCATCCAGTTCCTGAGCAACCACCACGACGAGGACTTCCTCCTGGTGGTCTCCTATGATGAGCCGCACGGGCCCTTCGTCTGTCCGCGTCCCTACTCACAGATGTACAAGGGCTATGAGTTCCCCAAGGGCCGCAACGTGTGGGACCCGCTCGAGAACAAGCCCGAGCATCACCGCGTCTGGGCCGGTGAGCGTCTCAAGGAAGACAAGGGCGCCCTGCGCATCAGCCCGGCTGCGTTCCTGGGCTGCAACTCCTACGTCGACTACGAGATCGGCCGTGTCGTGCAGGCCATCGATGAGTACGCTGCCGATGCCCTGGTGATCTACACCTCGGACCACGGCGACGCCCTGAGCGCACACAGCCTCAGCGGCAAGGGCCCGGCGATGTATGAGGAGATCACCCACATACCCTTCCTCGTCCGCTGGCCCGGCCGAGCCCCGGCGCAGAGCTCCTGCGAGCACCCGATCTCGCACATCGACCTGGTGCCCACACTCATGGAGGCCGCCGGTCTGCACGTGGGTCAGTCCCTGGAGGGCCATAGCATGCTGCCGACCTTCTGCGACCCCAGGCAGCGCACCAACGAGGCCGTCTTCATGGAGTTTGGCCGCTACGAGGTCGACCATGACAGCTTCGGCGGGTTCCAGCCGGTACGCTGCGCCTTCGACGGTCGCTACAAGCTGGTCGTGAACCTGCTTACCACCGATGAGCTCTATGACCTGGGGACCGACCCTGACGAGATGGTGAACCTCATCGACGTCCCGGAACACGCGGCAGTGCGCGACCAACTGCACGACAGGATACTGGACTGGATGAACGAAACGAGGGACCCCTTCCGGGGCTACTGTTGGGAGCGAAGGCCCTGGCGCAAAGACGCTCGCCCGGCGACCTGGAACTACACGGCGATGACCCGGCAGCGCGAGAACGAGGAGTACGAGCCGCGGCAGCTCGACTATAGCACGGGGCTTGCCATGGAGCAGGCCACACGCCGCAAGTGACCCGGGCACACGGCCAATGCCATCCCAGAACAAGGAGGGGCGAGGGACTCCTTGACGGAGTGCCCTCGCCCCTGCCCTAACCCCACCACCAGGTCCAGCCCCACCGGCGACCCCTCAGCCACCACATCAGTCCCCTGCGAGAGGATTCAGTGTCGTTCAAGCGCCGCCAAGCGTTGTACCGCATCCGCCTTGGCCTGCCACTCATCTGCCGTGGGGACACGGCAGATGAGCGCATTGCCGGCGCCCTCAATCACGCCACGGTAGTCGCCGACCCACACTCCGTCCAACGGGACCGGTCTGCCATCGGCGCAGAGGGTCACGGCGCCCAGGTCCTGGCCTGCAGCGCCCGGCACCTGACAGAAGGTCACCACCGCGTGGTCAGGCTCCGTCACCGACGGGGTCCAGAGCCCTCCCACCTCATGCCTGTATGATACGCCCGACCACTGCCTCTGGCCCAGGCTGATCCAGTAGCGGTGCGGACCAGAAGGGCCGTTTCCCGGAAGGTCATCACAGGTCAGCGAAAACTCAGTCCACACTTCGTCGGATTCGCCTCGGCAGATCACGATGGTGTCCGCGCGTGGCTCCGTGATACCCCACAGCCCGGGGTCAACGCTATCGATGCCGCACCGCACGGTGAGGATCGCCCCACGCACCACCGGCGGCAGGTACATCTCGCCAAGATACTTCATCGCCCCGCGGGTGCAGTAGGCCGGAACCCCGCGGTCCTTCCCCTCCACCGAGAGGTGGAACTCCATTCCTCCCGTCTGAACCGAGACGTAGCGCCATGGACTGACCCCAGGCCGGGAGGCGCGCGCGGAGAGCTGGCTCATCCTCATGGTCCCGCGCAGGGAGACGCGTCCCGGCCGAGACGACAGGGTTCCCCGCTGCCGCAGGCTGCCGGCCCAGGTGGAGACCACGGGCACGCCCTTTGCGGTCTTTGGGCTGTCCCCACGCAGGACGGAGCGCGTCGCCTCCAGCGACGGGCCGAAGCCGCCTCCGCTAGCGATCATCACCACCACAACGAGAACCAACGCAGACACAAGGTGGAGCATGAAGCGTGCCATGTGGGTCCTCCTGTGCCAGTATAGAACCATTCTACCACGCTACGGGCAAAGGATTACTCACGCGGAGAGTTTTTATCCATTCTTCAGGTGCTGTCTGTGTAGTCACAGCATATCCACTTCCTATGCCCCTTATCCGGTCTCTGCCCGCAGACACGAACAGGGACCACCCTGTCGGATGGCCCCTGTTTTCGCAGAAGCAGACTGTCTGCGCGTTCTCGGTTCAGGCCGCCTACTCGCCGTGCACGTAGACGTCCCAGTCCAGGTAGTTGCCCCAGGCTTCGGCAATGGCTGCGCCAACCTGGGCATGGGTCAGGGCCACGTGATGCTCGAAGCCCATCTGGCAGATCACCTGCAGCAGGCTCTGGAGCTCCTCGATCCTGGCCACGCCGACACCGCCGAAAGTGTCCAGGGGATCGTCAGTGAACTCGCCCTGGCCGACGTACGCGCGAACCTCACCGACGAGGTCATCGGTGGAAACGCGGGCGAAGGTGAAGGGCCCCGGCTTCACTCGGCCGACGCAGGCGCCGAAGGTGTTCTCGTTGCCGACGCTGGCGCCGATGATGTCCTGCCAGCGCATCTTGACGTCGGAGAAGCAGCTCTTCGGGAAGTTGCTGCAGTGGAACACGACGCACTTGTCCGGATCGTCGCCGTAGTTGTTGTTCCAGTCCACGAGTGCCGCGGGCTGCTCGGCGGCCAGCGCCAGCGAGTACATGCCGATTGCGCCGGTGACGTCGACCTCGCAGGCGCCGGGGATCAGGCGCTCGCTCATCATGCTCATGACGCCGCAGGGAACGATGCCGTAGTTCTCCTCAATCGAGGTCCAGCACTGGACGGCTGTTGCCTGCAGCTCGTTGGCCTCCATCCACTCGTCGACGACGGCGGCGAACTTGGCCATCTTCATCAGCGCCACGTCGGGGGTCTCGCCGAGGCAGACGTAGCTCTTGACGGCGTTGAACCTCTTCTGCACGCACTCCGCTGCGTCGTCCAGCTTCTCGATGCGTGCCAGGATCTCGGACAGGTCGATCGGCTCCACCGAGATGCCGTTGGCCTCGAGGATCTTCTCACTGTAGCGCACGGTGTTGAAGGCCGCCGGGCGAGTGCCGATGGCCCCGATGCGAGCGCCCTTGAGGCCCTTCACCACGCGGCACACTGCGCCGAACCACTTGAGGTCGGCGGCGAAGGCAGCCGAACTCGGGTCCATCGTGTGCTGCGAGGTCAGCGAGTAGTCGACGCCGTACTGCGTGAGGTTGTTGCAGCAGGACATCTTGCCGCAGAAGCTATCACGGCGGTCCGCCAGGCTCAGCTTGGACAGGTCGTCGGGATAGGCCTGCACCAGGACCGGCACGTCGAGCCCGGCCAGCCGAAGCGCATCGGCGATTCCCCGCTCCTCGCCGAAGTTCGGGAGCGTGATGAGGATCCCGTCGATGCAGTCAGCATGCTTCTTGAACAGGTCGGCGCACTTGTGGGCATCCTCGCGGGTAACCACGGAACCCAGGTAGGTGTCCTCCGGCGTCACGCAGACGGTCCCGTACCCCTGCTGCTCCAGTATCCCGAGGATCTCCTTGCGGCCCTCAACAGCGAGATGGTCCGGGAAGAAACCCCGGTTGCCGACGATCACACCAAAGGTTGTCTTCTTGCTCATGGCCTACTCCTTTTGGTTGGCATAGGTTACGCACTTCGAGTCTGGTCTTGCGGAATCTGAACTGCAGTAAAGGGACCCTTCAGGTCCCGGTCTGTCCGTAGTAGGCGTCCTTGCCATGCTTGCGCAGGAAGTGCTTGTCCAGGAGCCCCTGAGAGATCGGCCCCGCGTCGCAGCGAAGCCCTTCCGTCACGGCTGCCATCAGCGCGACCTGCTCCAGCACCAGGCTGCTTTCGAAGGCCTGCGCCGCCGACTTGCCCCAGGTGAAGGGACCATGACCGGCCACCAGCACCGCCGGTACCTGCAGCGGGTCGAGGTCTGCAAAGGCAGCGACGATCGCCTTCCCGGTCTCCAGCTCGTAGTCGCCGGCGAGGGCTTCAGCGCTCAAGTCGGCAGTGACCGGTACTGAACCATAGAAGCTGTCTGCATGGGTCGTGCCATAGCAAGGCAGGGCACGCTTTGCCTGCGCCCAGGCCGTGGCATAGGTCGAATGAGTATGGGCCACGCCGCCGATGCCCTGGAAGCTGCGGTACAGCTCAAGATGCGTGGCGGTATCGGAGGAGGGCCGCAGGTCGCCTTCGACCACCTGCCCCTCCAGGTCCAGCACAACCATGTCCTCCGGCCGCATCTTCTCGTAGGAGACCCCACTGGGTTTGATGGCAACCAGCCCGGTCTCCGGGTCGCGCCCACTCACGTTGCCCCAGGTCAGGACCACCAGGCCTGAGCGCTGCAGCGACAGGTTGGCCTCGTACACTTCCTGCTTCAGAGCCTCGAGCATCCTTGCGCTTCTCTCCGTGCCCGGCTGTGGGCCGAGCGTCGGTCAGCCCGTAGTGACCCGCTGTTTGATCTCGAGCAGCCGCTTCATCACCGGGAACAGGCTGCTGCAGTGGCCCTCGACACCGAAGGCGTCGTGGAGTTGCCCGTAGAGCTCGTACAGCTCGCCGTACACCTTGCGGTTCTTGGCCTGCGGCTTGTACACGATGTCCTTGACCCCGGTCATGTGTGCCTGGGCCGCCTGAGCGTTGGCGTAGCCACCGGCCTGTGGCCCGGCGACGACGGCACCGAAGATCGCCGCACCCAGGGCGCAGGTCTGCCCCGAGCGCGAGACCTCCAGCGGCGTGTTGAGCACATCGGCGTAGATCTGCATCAGGAAGGAGTTCTTCTCGGCGATTCCTCCGCAGGCGATGATCCGGTCGATGGGCACTCCGTACTCGGCCATACGGTCCTGGATCTTGAGCGACCCGAAGGCCGTGGCCTCGATGAGCGCGCGGTATATCTCCGCCCGACCTGTCCGCAGCGTCTGTCCGAGCAACAGGCCGGTCAGCCGCGCATCCACCAGAACTGTGCGGTTGCCATTGTTCCAGTCCATCGATAGGAGGCCGCTCTCGCCGGGCTTGAGCTTTGCGGCTTCTGTCGTCAGGACCTCATGCAAGCCTGCGTCGGCCTCGCACACGTTGCTGACGAACCAGTTGAAGATGTCGCCGACCGCCGACTGTCCGGCCTCGATGCCATAGAAGCCCGGCAGGACAGAGCCGTCGACGATTCCGCACACACCGGGGATGTCTAGTCCGGCGCCGGTCTTGGCCGCCACGGTGATGTCGCAGGTCGAGGTGCCCAGGATCTTCACCACGGTGCCGACCTTCACGCCTGCGGCAACTGCTCCGTAGTGCGCATCGAAGGCCCCGACCGCCACGGGGATCCCAGACGGAAGCCCCAGCTTCTCAGCCCACTCGGCGCAGAGGTTCCCGGCAGTGACATCCGAGGCATAGGCTTTCTCGTAGAGCCGTCCTCGCAACTGGCCCATCCGCGGGTCGATCATGCCCAGGAACTCGGTATCGGGCAGGCCGCCCCATTCCTCGCAGTACATGGCCTTGTGTCCGGCAGAACACACACCACGCTTCAGGGCTCGCGGGGCGGTGTTACCCACCAGAAGGGCCGGGATGTAGTCGCAGAACTCCACCCAGCTTGCAGCCGCCTCAAACACCCTCGGCGCGACCTTCAGGCAATGCCAGATCTTCGAGAAGTACCACTCGGAGGAGTAGGTTCCGCCTGACTTGGCCAGATACTGAGGCCGGTGCTCGGCGGCAAGAGCAGTGATCTGCTCCGCCTCGTCCATGGAGGAGTGGTCCTTCCACAGCCACGCCAGGGCCTCTTTGCTGTCCGAGAAGGCGTCGAGGAAGGCCAGAGGTGTGCCGCTCGCATCCACCGGCAGCGGAGTCGAGCCGGTCGTATCCACGCCGATGCCGATGACGCGGTCGGCGCTGAACCCCTTCACCTCGGCCGCAACCTTGAGCGCCTCCCGCACGCACTCGACCATGCACTCGTGGTAGTCGGCCGGATGCTGTCGGGCCACGTGGGGATTCGCCGCATCACCGATTACGCCGGCGTCACCCCGCTTGTAGTTGCTGACTGCCGTGGCGACCTCTTCGCCGGTGGCAACATCGGCGATCAGAGCGCGCACGGAGTTGGTGCCGAAATCAAGACCCAGGGAAAACCTGGTGTCAGTCAAGGTCGTCGCCTCCCTCAAGCGAAGGCCGCACAGGTCAAGG encodes:
- a CDS encoding sulfatase-like hydrolase/transferase, translated to MSDARPNILFLFTDDQRFDTIHALGNEQIHTPALDSLVARGTTFTESHIMGGTSPAVCMPSRAMLHTGRSLFHLEGLGEQIPADHALLGETLRQSGYQTYGIGKWHNGKASLNRSFEGGAQIYFGGMCDHWNVPAYHYDPTGRYAQTLPICVDPMTTNQVRWRPCDHVEAGRHSSELFGDAAVRFLHSYDAKRPFFLYLSFMAPHDPRTMPREYLEMYDPEDIDLPPNFLGGHPFDNGELKIRDELLEDWPRTPEAIRRHLAEYYAMITHADAQMGRVLEALRESGQEDNTIVVFAGDNGLALGQHGLMGKQSTYEHSVHVPLILSGPGIPQGERRNALCYLLDLFPTLCELVGIDTPPTVDGKSLVPALRDPECVIRDTLLFAYRHLHRSVRDRRWKLIEYVVNGRRTTQLFDLEEDPWEQSNLSADPACSEHLQRLRTELLRRRQETGDIREREHAFWDGYETQA
- a CDS encoding sulfatase-like hydrolase/transferase, encoding MAPATTRKIVVIMTDTQRTDMVGCYGHPDMKTPCLDRLASEGIRFDRAYTCQPVCGPARAGLFTGTWPHSNGSWANSLPLGDNVKTLGQRFRDNAFHTAYLGKWHLDGGDYFGVGRCPDGWDADYWYDMRNYLEELTPEDRLRSRQTKLNEDPSLTEDFCYGHRVSNRAIQFLSNHHDEDFLLVVSYDEPHGPFVCPRPYSQMYKGYEFPKGRNVWDPLENKPEHHRVWAGERLKEDKGALRISPAAFLGCNSYVDYEIGRVVQAIDEYAADALVIYTSDHGDALSAHSLSGKGPAMYEEITHIPFLVRWPGRAPAQSSCEHPISHIDLVPTLMEAAGLHVGQSLEGHSMLPTFCDPRQRTNEAVFMEFGRYEVDHDSFGGFQPVRCAFDGRYKLVVNLLTTDELYDLGTDPDEMVNLIDVPEHAAVRDQLHDRILDWMNETRDPFRGYCWERRPWRKDARPATWNYTAMTRQRENEEYEPRQLDYSTGLAMEQATRRK
- a CDS encoding L-fucose/L-arabinose isomerase family protein; translated protein: MSKKTTFGVIVGNRGFFPDHLAVEGRKEILGILEQQGYGTVCVTPEDTYLGSVVTREDAHKCADLFKKHADCIDGILITLPNFGEERGIADALRLAGLDVPVLVQAYPDDLSKLSLADRRDSFCGKMSCCNNLTQYGVDYSLTSQHTMDPSSAAFAADLKWFGAVCRVVKGLKGARIGAIGTRPAAFNTVRYSEKILEANGISVEPIDLSEILARIEKLDDAAECVQKRFNAVKSYVCLGETPDVALMKMAKFAAVVDEWMEANELQATAVQCWTSIEENYGIVPCGVMSMMSERLIPGACEVDVTGAIGMYSLALAAEQPAALVDWNNNYGDDPDKCVVFHCSNFPKSCFSDVKMRWQDIIGASVGNENTFGACVGRVKPGPFTFARVSTDDLVGEVRAYVGQGEFTDDPLDTFGGVGVARIEELQSLLQVICQMGFEHHVALTHAQVGAAIAEAWGNYLDWDVYVHGE
- a CDS encoding L-ribulose-5-phosphate 4-epimerase → MLEALKQEVYEANLSLQRSGLVVLTWGNVSGRDPETGLVAIKPSGVSYEKMRPEDMVVLDLEGQVVEGDLRPSSDTATHLELYRSFQGIGGVAHTHSTYATAWAQAKRALPCYGTTHADSFYGSVPVTADLSAEALAGDYELETGKAIVAAFADLDPLQVPAVLVAGHGPFTWGKSAAQAFESSLVLEQVALMAAVTEGLRCDAGPISQGLLDKHFLRKHGKDAYYGQTGT
- a CDS encoding ribulokinase, which produces MTDTRFSLGLDFGTNSVRALIADVATGEEVATAVSNYKRGDAGVIGDAANPHVARQHPADYHECMVECVREALKVAAEVKGFSADRVIGIGVDTTGSTPLPVDASGTPLAFLDAFSDSKEALAWLWKDHSSMDEAEQITALAAEHRPQYLAKSGGTYSSEWYFSKIWHCLKVAPRVFEAAASWVEFCDYIPALLVGNTAPRALKRGVCSAGHKAMYCEEWGGLPDTEFLGMIDPRMGQLRGRLYEKAYASDVTAGNLCAEWAEKLGLPSGIPVAVGAFDAHYGAVAAGVKVGTVVKILGTSTCDITVAAKTGAGLDIPGVCGIVDGSVLPGFYGIEAGQSAVGDIFNWFVSNVCEADAGLHEVLTTEAAKLKPGESGLLSMDWNNGNRTVLVDARLTGLLLGQTLRTGRAEIYRALIEATAFGSLKIQDRMAEYGVPIDRIIACGGIAEKNSFLMQIYADVLNTPLEVSRSGQTCALGAAIFGAVVAGPQAGGYANAQAAQAHMTGVKDIVYKPQAKNRKVYGELYELYGQLHDAFGVEGHCSSLFPVMKRLLEIKQRVTTG